gtagatcaataggaaaatctacctctcgatcaggtggcaaacccggtaattcataaggaaacacatcagtaaactcctttactactggcgtgctggtgagcttcacttcattccctgttgtttccttcacgaaggccacgaatccctggcaaccactcaagagcagtctcctcacctgaacagctaaaaccatctgaggtagagattgcactcatgaccctgtaaatatgaattttggtcTCCCTTGCGGTCTTAATATCACTTCTATCGTTCGGCAATCTATAATGgaagaattagctgctagccaatccatgccgaaaatgatatcaaatccatgcatatccaacaccactaagtcagcagataaaattctcccctgaacatcaactggacaaccacagagtaccctactacatctcaccgctgacccggttggtgtagctactaatatttcaacatctaatgtttgtgtttcagccccacttaatttaacacatcccaaagATACAAACGATTATGTGGCTCTtgagtcaaaaagtgcaataactttaaatgaaagcatattaatcgtacctatcaccacgtcgcttgctgtctcagcatcacccggcgtcaaagcaaaaaccctggctggggccatatttcgctgctggcctccatgtggcgcctggtagcctcctcgagcaagtCTAGGAGTAGGAGTAGCACCCATATGAGCCTGAAAATCCCTCATCGTATGTCCTGGCTCCCCCACACtggtagcagacacctcgcccagcacgacactcccccaggtgtctcttcccgcaagacgggcaagctggagatggttgcACACCCTGAAAACTGCAATTCCCGGTCTCCTGTctccggtctctataatagccacctctcttccacgaaccacgactgactccctactgggaaccaaaagatgcggatctcttcttctgtttctgctcctcagcctccaaccgctctccaaaCGCCGttatagtggccctatccaccaattcAGTAAAATCCTGTAACTTCAATATCAACACCTgtttatgtatttctctcctcgaacctctctcaaactttcgtaccttctttgcttcatctggtatgatgtataGGGCAAAGCAAGATAATTTGATGAACCTTGCCGCGTACTGTTGTATggtctgctgtccctacttcaaagtcaggaactcctcaatcttcgcttccctagacgaggctggaaaatacctgttaaagaatgtctccttaaatcgctctcatgtcatctccagaagtactgtcctctgctgctctaaaagtttcaccaccgtccaccacctctcagcctctccagttAGTCTGTAGGTAGAaaacagcaccctctgctcctcagaacactgcagcactgcaaatattttctctatctcctacacccaattttcaacgactgcaggatctgtccctcctgagaaagttgaaggattcatcttcatgaacttCTCTATTGAGCTACCATGGCCTGCTGACTGACCACCATGTTCCCTCAAGCTCTTAGCAATTTCGGCCATAACTTGTTGTGTCACATtgcgtaaaactgcatctgaacCACTGCCTaaagcgcctgagggtccagcaccctcattcccactagcgtgggcactactaacacaagggtccatcctgaaaaacaagtaacttaactcagaacccttTCACTATACATATCGTCCAACtcatatattctcctaattaattcatctcttctgatcttaattcaaggttcaatcctgcaacctagatacccaacccgatgatagttaaccattactttcctgaaatcgtcaccccaggaaaatcacgcAAACCACCACGgtagtcttgcatctagactacaaaaccagatctcaaatccccttatcctatactctggtattattactgttgcactctagagtctacagaacctagtatcctaggctttgataccaaactgtaatgacccccTTTCCAATCATATAATAaagcataataaataaaataatatacccaaacccgtgggtatcGGGGACACCTttcatacacagcgaaaacctaagcagtagtaaatttaaatcacatttttgtaaccataaaatccaaacaccagaattaactacattcccaaatatctgtgtttatatacaatctctcaaaaataccaaaataaatctaggatcttacaacaaaaatctcctaatcctagatcagaacttacccttctagcagggaagctcaactcactcagtggCGGTCCTGACCCATCGGTCTCTccaggtttcctaaaaatcatttaatattcagggtgagacacctctcagtaagggtagataaattaaaatcaattatgtggtaacatgaatatttaatgttataatgCATACaccatacatttcacataccataaaacataaatcataatatgattagataaacatataatttcatacttcctagtaatcatacaaatcatgtattatcttatataatctataatactgaaaactgccaaggatgtatagctagctgatgtcatgtattacctcccatgatgggttgtgtagcccaaaggcaggacccgataatggctggccgaccactaccgagtcaaaaatatctgtaagtacgatgggcccgccacaccctgatccagactaccaggtggacgtctacactctacactgaaagccacatcgactatccatctcccacctccacgtggggtggttagcaccaatctgatcatagatatctgatctataagctacggtaccgtatttctaaaactgaactaaactagcatccaggttttgataacatatagtaaataaacatatactatttatcgtaaatcaaataatagcatttttttGAATCATACAATAACATAATCTCGcgccgaaaacatgaataaatacaACCTTGCGCCAAATAACatgagtaaatacggcctcgcgccaaacatctattacggccttgcgccgaacataacatttattctaaaatcataatttactacgtttatcatgttattcccggaaatatttgtaaacatacttattttgtaaatttaacttaacatggcataatatatatatatatatatatatatatatatatatatatatatatatatatatattcatgccacactaatTGAATGAAATTGTATCttccgttctgaaatcacatttcctgtacaattgtaGTATTTTCCGAAACTTactttttctcaattatactcatatataatcacatgctttctgaaaattatacTACtcttaaataatagtaatttcaatggaaaGTAACTGtgttaatttatccccttacctggcaactgaaaagcccctctataatactggtcttacacccgtaaGAAATCCTgagcagtaccctgaaaatgataattcctagaactaaacttcagtatttattcgagtacatcattttcttcaactgtggaaagaccaaatttcaaataaaaagtcttacctcaactcagggatgaatttcaacagagttccaccgacgatgcgctccagcagatatgtagagaacttctctaggagcgtcgtggtggcttcagatcctcgatccggtggaaatccggcccaaaatcgaagagagaagggtggAGAACCGaacgaaggagagagagagagagagagagagagagagagagagagagagagagagagagagagggttctatgcctaaaattatgcttaaaaatgaagttcgagctatttatacactggccttcgtcaacgagccacgtcaccttgtcgacgaggtcaagaaggcttctcatcgacgaactctccccttcgtcaacgaaatttagagttacccaaaaacccctctcggtatcttcttattgATGAAgctcaccctcgtcgacgagatcctatgttatcctcgtcgatgaatcccctgtattcgtcgatgagtccttgatCTAAATTCCTCGATTATTACTCTCagagtgcaatgtcgtcgacgaagtcggttgcctccttctgttgctgtttccattgtcctccctctttattatttaaataccattatttttcgggtcgtcaCATAAATggttatttgaggtttatagattaaggaaatgtagaaatagtaggttatttggggtttatctgattaaactaaggtttttgattcggggtttgggtgagcgccacaggcatcatttgaggttcctattggcgtagtttaagaaagcaagtaagggggaatatttattaaaccaggttttatgaattaaatggataaatggattatgttatgtatatatgtatatgtttccgtATGAGTTTAgaatgtcaaccgtttaaattataatttctgagcTTAAAGCTATTTAattagatatgtatttgtgaaaatggacagatgaaagtgaaatatttttcaagataattgtgtggaaattaaaggtatactttcagtatataaatgataaatgagggttggcttattttacagaaaatatttgaaatatattgctaaattttgtggcatgagtaaaatgaaaattctatgttaaattatgttatatgtattaaATGCAAATTATACAGGAAATGCAAAGagaatgaaaatgtgttatgaattatactgcatgtgattgttaattcaaCCATGGTTAAATGATGAACAattgaaaggagttgtagtagcagaatagcgcatatctatgtggactaactgatgtaaggagttgtagtaatgaatgcagaaaacgaaatgaaaagaatgaaatgaaagctgaatgaaatggaaatgaaatgtgaaatgtgaacaatgtaaaatagaAAAGAgtcacataaagtgaaatgctacaaaatgtcaaagttgagaacatgaacagatgagaaatacAGGATAAATGATAGATAGAGTAATATATTACTGTAGTATCAGTACTCCTgctattatgatatgtatttatatgggcggggcaactcttcgcttgagggcttgttgagacaagcgagtgccctaataggtatcagatgtagcagtaggctacagaacgtattagggcagaggaaaatTACTTGCATGGGtaggtaaatttccttattctcgagaacctttgctggtaaaccattgtatgaactgtgtgagtacaagattactttttcacctgagggcttactgagtaaggtaagtgccctgatatgcttcagttgcgACCATCGGCTGCTTAAAGTATCAAAggaaaggggtgctacttgtatgggtgggtaatcaccccaatccttaggtattttCGTGAGTAagataccttgcatgtgtttgatcaggctcaggaaaggattttaaaaattatgataatgattggcaaatgatgaatacatatacatatgttatttacaaacctcatgttggccacacgctaatttaatatattgttttttcccttactgggatgtgtctcacccaaatgcaaatttatctttttcaggacctccacatgatcgaacttagagagctcggggttattatagcattttttagatatagaaataaaaaagatataaactttgatgatacttttgggatgtataagttttatgttttatgttttatattttaagtcttctaagttGTGAATAGTGGGAGTTGTATATTATACTTTtgtagatatgtatatatgtggatacaggtggataaatggtttattttggaatatagatagatgtagaaaactctggtattatattaatTGAAAATTGTAGTTCTGTTTCCACTGTGTAATTGTTAATGAAATAACAAGTACAGGAAAATGGATTACGTGGCACCTGGGTCCCACCAGGCGAGTTCGGGGGGCCACAGAgcatgatttaaataaaataacgCGTTGGGCCTTGTTTTcaggtttggggtgttacaattgACACTCCCTTTGGGCCAACGTGAGGCTAGACTCCTAGTCTATGCTCTAGCTGCCATGGCCAGAGTGGGGAAATATGACCAATAGGCAGATCACCATGTCCAAAGAGGCAGAAAGAGGACGTCGACTACATGCACTTTTCCCACATACAATTTGTGGTCCAATGTGAAGAATTGGATTTTATGTGAAAATttggaagcataaattttgagtaaaattttgaactttactTATATTCGGAGAAgacattgaatttaaatttgtattggaTTTCGATATGTACTATAAACTTATAATTAAATTAATCTAAATCCacctaaatccaaatccaaatctaatatccaaaattcatactcccaatCGCAACATAAGTTCTTTTACAATCCACTTATCCACACATTTAAATCCAAGCCACAAAATTCATGCTGCTAAACACAACTCTAATCTTGTCAAAGCTAATGGTAACTAAAATTGAATAATCCAAAATTGTGCTTATTTTGGATCATCCCTGTGTGTttccattttcaaaaaaaaaaaaaaatgtaattagGATATTATGGCTAGGTTTTTGTTAAGCTGCCTAATGTTGGAAGCGTGTTTCCCTCTCGCCATTGAAAGCAGTTAACAGATCGTGTCCCCCTCTCTAAGCTAGCGTTCTTTCAAATTCTGAACCTGTACAACAATACATGATTTTCTACCCATACATATTTACAAAAAAGAgaggtggaaaaaaaaaaaaatacacaggcacaaccccattttgttgcgGTGAATGGAAGCTTAAATGTAAGTATACTTGTTCCCTGCTTTTCTCTGGTCATTTTTGTTTCTTGTCAGAACCAGTAGGGCCATTATCTACAGCAGCAGCAGCTGCCAACCCCATCAGCCTCTCATAGTCTATCTCAGTTGACTTGAACTTCAGCTTCATTCCTCCTTGAGTCCATGATCTAATACAAAGCAGGGGCTGAGTACTACAATGTGGCATAGAAAGCCGTTGCTTGTCAATCTCGTCGCCTTTGCTGGAAAACAATTCTTGAGGTGCCACAGAAGTTGCCTGAACGGCCAAGAAATCTCGAGCCATCACAGAGAGGCGTGGATAGCGTGTGCTGTTGACCTTCCACCACTCCAAAACATCTGTTGGTATTGGAGCCGGAGGCTCTGACAGATACTGGGTGAGCTCATCAGTGGCCGTGCTCATGCTTCCTCTTCGTCTTTTTCTTGCAATTTCCTCAGCAAAAGCATCACTTCCTCCATCTTCAATCTCTTGAACCCCGTAACTGTTGGTCATGGATGGGAAGTGGGTGGTAGAATAATTTCTCATGAAATGGGTTCTGGCATCTTCTAGATAGTTTTCCAAGTTCAGGCACTCTGGAATGAGCTCAACTTTGATTCGAGGATCAAGAATTGCTGCCATATAAGTAAATATGTTGCAAACCTGGCTGTTATAAGTCCGGGCCTTCTTGGCCATGTCTTCAGTGGCATTCTTCAGCCAGTCCGGGCTGTGACGGGAGTCTCTGCAGGCAGTAATCATCTCAGAAATGTGATCCATGAAGAAGAGAACCAAGCCAACCGTAGGTAGCTTGTTTTTGCACATATTGTTTGTCATCTTGTGAAATGGTTCTAGATATGAATGCATGATACTAACTGCATTCTTCTCAACACTGTTGAGGAGCATCCTAGCACCCAACCTCTCATCGTGCTTTCTGATAACAGCATCCATAGACTTACTAGCCTATAAGGAAAATAAAAACCAAGCTCATTATTTATCAGTCAACAAACCCTTTCCTATGCTGAAATAGAATACGAAAGCTGTTCTCAACGCTTCCTGTAAGTTTGTGAAGTTGCCAACTCTTGTGAGACAGACAAAACTCATATAAGCAGGTGGACTTTACTGAACACTCATAATAACAATCAAAAAACAGTGAAGTTAGCAGCAGGTTAATAAAATGTGAAGATTGTGATTTCTAATTATGAATTGATGTCATTACACTGCCAGTGTTGCAGCCACTGCTCACCACTCAATGGTAAAATTATTAAGCAATGTAGATTACCAGAACGAAATTGGGATGTGCAAAATGTTTTTCATGCCTCCATCATCACATACACTTTCACCACTTTATGTCTGTACATATTCTTTAAGGCAGCTGACTTTTGAAATTGACCACTACTTACTAGGCTTGACAGAAAAATCTTTTGGCTTTCCTAAGGAGGcatgtttttcttctttttgtttttcggtttttgttttttttttttttttgaatatttcatgTAAGTTAATCATATTTTACCTTTCTTCACTTTTCAAAGCCAAAAACAGAAACCACCAAGAACATCAAACGGCACTAAGCTCTGCCAACCGCTGAAACCCTTTTTGACAATTAACATATTTAACTTTATAAAGGGTGAGGCTTGACCCAATGGTAAGGGTGCTGAAACCCCATGGAAACCTTGTGCACTGAGTGATGAGTTCTACCATTTTTCCATTTATTCCTTGATAGGATACTAACTAGAAAAAAACAGTATGCTTATAATTTTAAGCGACGAATGATTCATTGGCATATATAAGTTATGCAACAGGGATCAATTTTAAGTATGCTCTGGATATTCATAATGTTATATTAATTGGATAAAAATTTAAGTACGCATTTCAAGCAGTTTTCTTACATTTTAATCCATAAGACCTGGAGGACATAATCAATCAATTACCTTGCGCACAATGTCAAGCATCTGGTAGTTGCCACTCCACCGGGCTGAAGCATCAAGAGGAAATTTCCAACTACCTTCTTGGTAAGCTTTAGTTAGTTGAGTAAAATTCTCTGAAATCTCTAATGATGAATTCATTTCTAATACAAACTCCCTTATCTTCGAGATTACAGCTTTTGTGGTTCTTAATCCATCATCTATGATCAAGTTCAATGTACGAGCAGCACATGGGAGGTAGCAGAAGGGCCCTAATTTCTGACCATCAATGTCATCCTTCAGAGTATGGCATGCATGCATGGCACTCTGACTGTTATCATGGGTGCAGGAGAGGACTTTATTGTGAATATTGTACATCTTGAGAACCTTCAACAGGGAGTGGTAAATCTCAGGGCCCTCACTAGGGTAAGGTATGTGAGAAATATCAAGAAGAACCTTTTGAAGGGACCAGTTTTCATCAATCCATTGACATGTTACACTCATATAAAATATCTGTTCATAGGATGTCCAGAAATCAAGTGTGACTGAAACCTTAGAGGAAACTTGTTCCAATGTTGCCCTTATGTCTTCCTGCATGCTCCTGAAAACTTCACATAACACCGCTTGGTATTTCTCACCAGGCCATAGTTGTACTGATGGATTAAGAAATTTAAAGGAGTTTGCAAGCCATTTTTCCTCCAAGGTCAAGGGAGGAAGAGAAGCTAAAATGAGCCACTTAATGATTAACCAATTCAAATGGTCGTAGTCAACCTGGGTTGGTTTCCCTTGAGGTTGATGTTTCTTGGTTACAGTGGTGGGCTGTGGAGCAGAATTGGTTGCAGAATCCCCAGATTTGTCATACCCTGGATGGCGATTACTAAGGTGCCTTCCCAAATTGCCTTCACCAGCAAAGGAAATTTCAAAAGTTGAATAATTATAAATAGTTGGCCACAGTACAATGGGCTCAAGCATACATAAGCTCCCTACATGCCAAAAGTAGATTGACTCAAAACAACAAAAGTTGAAAGAAAAGGGAGAAAGAACTTTGGGAAAACCTGTTTTGAACTAATCCACTTTTATGACATCTCAATCTCATGTAGGCTTGAGTGTCCCGTCACCATCCTAAAAAACACAACCATTTATGTGGATTTTATAAGAAAAACTTTATCTTTATTTTGGTTGACCTTATATTTTCAGAGTGAGGTATCTGTTTTGAGAGAGAAAGGACAACTAAAAACAAAAGAAAGCATACAAACATTACCAGTGGCAGTTGCAATAGAATAGGTCTGTCCGCAAAACTTGCACCTCCGACTTTTTCCATCAGGAGCTGTCTCAAAAAACTTGAGGTAAACTGATGTCATTGTCTTCTTTCTAGGTTTCGTTGCAGGAGTAACAATTCCTTTTTCAGAGGAACCCAATCCAATATCTATTGGATCAATGTGTGGAATGAGTGCAACATCCATAATGGATTTGGGATCCATATCTAACCAAAAGAGAGAGAgcgagacagagagagagagagagagagagagagagagagagagagagaaatcataAATTGAAAGGAAAAAATAGTATTCAAATTCTTAAAAGAGTAACAAGGGAAACTGAATCAGTCAGAAAATATAAGGTCAATATTAACATTACAAGTAAATGAAGAAATCTATTTTTTAAGTCAATTTCAGTTATTTCGTTATTACTCCATGAATTTATTAtcaaatttccttttttcttctaTCATCTATATAGAGGTTCAGACCAAGCAATAATCCCACTTGAAGGAAAGGTCCTTCCATTTGACTTAACGAAACTAAAAACTGAGGAGGGTGCGGTGGTTTAGATGTGGGGGCATGGGAAGAGAACATAGTTAGTCCTTTAATTTATCAAGCCTAGACTCCAGCAGCTTATTCATATA
The Malania oleifera isolate guangnan ecotype guangnan chromosome 13, ASM2987363v1, whole genome shotgun sequence DNA segment above includes these coding regions:
- the LOC131146581 gene encoding zinc finger BED domain-containing protein DAYSLEEPER isoform X3, with product MDPKSIMDVALIPHIDPIDIGLGSSEKGIVTPATKPRKKTMTSVYLKFFETAPDGKSRRCKFCGQTYSIATATGNLGRHLSNRHPGYDKSGDSATNSAPQPTTVTKKHQPQGKPTQVDYDHLNWLIIKWLILASLPPLTLEEKWLANSFKFLNPSVQLWPGEKYQAVLCEVFRSMQEDIRATLEQVSSKVSVTLDFWTSYEQIFYMSVTCQWIDENWSLQKVLLDISHIPYPSEGPEIYHSLLKVLKMYNIHNKVLSCTHDNSQSAMHACHTLKDDIDGQKLGPFCYLPCAARTLNLIIDDGLRTTKAVISKIREFVLEMNSSLEISENFTQLTKAYQEGSWKFPLDASARWSGNYQMLDIVRKASKSMDAVIRKHDERLGARMLLNSVEKNAVSIMHSYLEPFHKMTNNMCKNKLPTVGLVLFFMDHISEMITACRDSRHSPDWLKNATEDMAKKARTYNSQVCNIFTYMAAILDPRIKVELIPECLNLENYLEDARTHFMRNYSTTHFPSMTNSYGVQEIEDGGSDAFAEEIARKRRRGSMSTATDELTQYLSEPPAPIPTDVLEWWKVNSTRYPRLSVMARDFLAVQATSVAPQELFSSKGDEIDKQRLSMPHCSTQPLLCIRSWTQGGMKLKFKSTEIDYERLMGLAAAAAVDNGPTGSDKKQK
- the LOC131146581 gene encoding zinc finger BED domain-containing protein DAYSLEEPER isoform X2; translation: MNFETETVSGKTGNPMEWNVNNAFKGIKDIGLGSSEKGIVTPATKPRKKTMTSVYLKFFETAPDGKSRRCKFCGQTYSIATATGNLGRHLSNRHPGYDKSGDSATNSAPQPTTVTKKHQPQGKPTQVDYDHLNWLIIKWLILASLPPLTLEEKWLANSFKFLNPSVQLWPGEKYQAVLCEVFRSMQEDIRATLEQVSSKVSVTLDFWTSYEQIFYMSVTCQWIDENWSLQKVLLDISHIPYPSEGPEIYHSLLKVLKMYNIHNKVLSCTHDNSQSAMHACHTLKDDIDGQKLGPFCYLPCAARTLNLIIDDGLRTTKAVISKIREFVLEMNSSLEISENFTQLTKAYQEGSWKFPLDASARWSGNYQMLDIVRKASKSMDAVIRKHDERLGARMLLNSVEKNAVSIMHSYLEPFHKMTNNMCKNKLPTVGLVLFFMDHISEMITACRDSRHSPDWLKNATEDMAKKARTYNSQVCNIFTYMAAILDPRIKVELIPECLNLENYLEDARTHFMRNYSTTHFPSMTNSYGVQEIEDGGSDAFAEEIARKRRRGSMSTATDELTQYLSEPPAPIPTDVLEWWKVNSTRYPRLSVMARDFLAVQATSVAPQELFSSKGDEIDKQRLSMPHCSTQPLLCIRSWTQGGMKLKFKSTEIDYERLMGLAAAAAVDNGPTGSDKKQK
- the LOC131146581 gene encoding zinc finger BED domain-containing protein DAYSLEEPER isoform X1 — protein: MNFETETVSGKTGNPMEWNVNNAFKGIKDMDPKSIMDVALIPHIDPIDIGLGSSEKGIVTPATKPRKKTMTSVYLKFFETAPDGKSRRCKFCGQTYSIATATGNLGRHLSNRHPGYDKSGDSATNSAPQPTTVTKKHQPQGKPTQVDYDHLNWLIIKWLILASLPPLTLEEKWLANSFKFLNPSVQLWPGEKYQAVLCEVFRSMQEDIRATLEQVSSKVSVTLDFWTSYEQIFYMSVTCQWIDENWSLQKVLLDISHIPYPSEGPEIYHSLLKVLKMYNIHNKVLSCTHDNSQSAMHACHTLKDDIDGQKLGPFCYLPCAARTLNLIIDDGLRTTKAVISKIREFVLEMNSSLEISENFTQLTKAYQEGSWKFPLDASARWSGNYQMLDIVRKASKSMDAVIRKHDERLGARMLLNSVEKNAVSIMHSYLEPFHKMTNNMCKNKLPTVGLVLFFMDHISEMITACRDSRHSPDWLKNATEDMAKKARTYNSQVCNIFTYMAAILDPRIKVELIPECLNLENYLEDARTHFMRNYSTTHFPSMTNSYGVQEIEDGGSDAFAEEIARKRRRGSMSTATDELTQYLSEPPAPIPTDVLEWWKVNSTRYPRLSVMARDFLAVQATSVAPQELFSSKGDEIDKQRLSMPHCSTQPLLCIRSWTQGGMKLKFKSTEIDYERLMGLAAAAAVDNGPTGSDKKQK
- the LOC131146581 gene encoding putative AC transposase isoform X5 — protein: MLEPIVLWPTIYNYSTFEISFAGEGNLGRHLSNRHPGYDKSGDSATNSAPQPTTVTKKHQPQGKPTQVDYDHLNWLIIKWLILASLPPLTLEEKWLANSFKFLNPSVQLWPGEKYQAVLCEVFRSMQEDIRATLEQVSSKVSVTLDFWTSYEQIFYMSVTCQWIDENWSLQKVLLDISHIPYPSEGPEIYHSLLKVLKMYNIHNKVLSCTHDNSQSAMHACHTLKDDIDGQKLGPFCYLPCAARTLNLIIDDGLRTTKAVISKIREFVLEMNSSLEISENFTQLTKAYQEGSWKFPLDASARWSGNYQMLDIVRKASKSMDAVIRKHDERLGARMLLNSVEKNAVSIMHSYLEPFHKMTNNMCKNKLPTVGLVLFFMDHISEMITACRDSRHSPDWLKNATEDMAKKARTYNSQVCNIFTYMAAILDPRIKVELIPECLNLENYLEDARTHFMRNYSTTHFPSMTNSYGVQEIEDGGSDAFAEEIARKRRRGSMSTATDELTQYLSEPPAPIPTDVLEWWKVNSTRYPRLSVMARDFLAVQATSVAPQELFSSKGDEIDKQRLSMPHCSTQPLLCIRSWTQGGMKLKFKSTEIDYERLMGLAAAAAVDNGPTGSDKKQK
- the LOC131146581 gene encoding putative AC transposase isoform X4 — its product is MTSVYLKFFETAPDGKSRRCKFCGQTYSIATATGNLGRHLSNRHPGYDKSGDSATNSAPQPTTVTKKHQPQGKPTQVDYDHLNWLIIKWLILASLPPLTLEEKWLANSFKFLNPSVQLWPGEKYQAVLCEVFRSMQEDIRATLEQVSSKVSVTLDFWTSYEQIFYMSVTCQWIDENWSLQKVLLDISHIPYPSEGPEIYHSLLKVLKMYNIHNKVLSCTHDNSQSAMHACHTLKDDIDGQKLGPFCYLPCAARTLNLIIDDGLRTTKAVISKIREFVLEMNSSLEISENFTQLTKAYQEGSWKFPLDASARWSGNYQMLDIVRKASKSMDAVIRKHDERLGARMLLNSVEKNAVSIMHSYLEPFHKMTNNMCKNKLPTVGLVLFFMDHISEMITACRDSRHSPDWLKNATEDMAKKARTYNSQVCNIFTYMAAILDPRIKVELIPECLNLENYLEDARTHFMRNYSTTHFPSMTNSYGVQEIEDGGSDAFAEEIARKRRRGSMSTATDELTQYLSEPPAPIPTDVLEWWKVNSTRYPRLSVMARDFLAVQATSVAPQELFSSKGDEIDKQRLSMPHCSTQPLLCIRSWTQGGMKLKFKSTEIDYERLMGLAAAAAVDNGPTGSDKKQK